In a single window of the Cucumis melo cultivar AY chromosome 11, USDA_Cmelo_AY_1.0, whole genome shotgun sequence genome:
- the LOC103490514 gene encoding uncharacterized protein LOC103490514 has protein sequence MILDKGSMQSNLGCFLHCTTPVVNSQFLSKSEIRNLNRLWHPWEREKVEYFTLGDLWNCYDEWSAYGAGVPIAVNNGETLVQYYVPYLSAIQIFTSNSTVSGFRDECGDSETRDSFSDSCSDESESEKLWRWDGSSSEEGGFLEQESPMHLSDRLGYLYFQYFERSTPYGRVPLMDKISGLARRYPGLMTLRSVDLSPASWMAVSWYPIYHIPMGRTIKDLSTCFLSYHTLSSSFQDMDVEDEFESGEKKRKEGEGISLAAFGLATYKMQGNVWISGNYGRDQERLMSLLSVADSWLKQLRVQHHDFNYFTAIRRG, from the exons ATGATTCTTGACAAAGGGTCAATGCAATCCAATTTGGGTTGTTTTCTTCATTGCACAACGCCGGTTGTCAACTCCCAATTCTTGTCCAAG AGTGAGATTAGGAATCTTAATCGTTTATGGCATCCATGGGAGAGAGAGAAGGTTGAATATTTCACCCTCGGCGATCTCTGGAATTGTTACGACGAATGGAGCGCTTACGGTGCTGGTGTTCCAATTGCCGTCAACAACGGCGAGACCCTTGTTCAATATTATGTTCCTTATCTCTCTGCAATCCAAATCTTCACCAGCAATTCCACCGTCAGTGGTTTCAG GGATGAATGCGGTGACAGTGAAACAAGGGATTCATTCAGTGATTCTTGTAGCGATGAGAGTGAAAGTGAAAAATTATGGAGATGGGACGGAAGTTCATCGGAAGAAGGAGGATTCTTAGAACAAGAAAGCCCTATGCACCTCAGTGACAGATTGGGGTACCTTTACTTTCAATATTTCGAGAGATCAACTCCATACGGAAGAGTTCCATTGATGGATAAG ATCAGTGGATTAGCTCGAAGATACCCTGGGTTGATGACATTGAGAAGCGTTGATCTTTCTCCAGCTAGTTGGATGGCTGTTTCGTG GTACCCAATATACCACATTCCTATGGGGAGAACAATAAAGGATTTATCAACATGCTTCTTGAGTTACCATACACTATCATCATCATTTCaag ATATGGATGTGGAGGATGAATTTGAGAGtggagaaaagaagagaaaagaagggGAAGGGATATCGCTGGCAGCATTTGGGTTAGCCACATACAAGATGCAAGGAAACGTGTGGATTTCTGGAAATTATGGAAGGGACCAAGAAAGATTGATGTCTCTATTGAGCGTGGCTGATTCTTGGCTAAAGCAACTCAGGGTCCAACACCACGATTTCAACTACTTTACTGCCATTCGTCGTGGCTAA